CGCAGGCGGTGCAGTCGTCGCAGCTCCAGATCGACGAGAAGGAGGAGGAGGTGAGTTGGCGGGATTGCGTGGCGGGCTTTGGCGACGTCACGGTCGTGACCCACATCCCCATGTTCAAGAAGGTCAAGTTCTACTCACGCGACAGCCTCGGGTTCGAGGAACTGGAGATGCCGCCTCAGCAACTCGAAACCGTCGCGCTGTGGCTCGTGCCTCCGGACCGCGCCGCGGAGACGGTTCGCGGCCACCACCGGGTGTTCGCGGAGGGGCTCGTGGGCATCGCGAATGTGTTGGTCGAGGTGGCTCCCATGTTCGTGATGTGCGACGTGCAGGACATCGGCGTAGTGGTCGATGCCGCGAACTTGGGCCGAGACGCGATCTTCCTGTACGACCGCTACCCCGGGGGCATGGGTTACGCGGAACGGTGCGCCGAGGTGATGGGCGAGCTGATCGAGTCGGTGCACACGGTGGTGAGCCGCTGCCGTTGCGACGATGGCTGCCCTTCGTGCGTGGGCGCGGCCGTGCCGTCGTTCGCGCTGAGCGACCTGGACTCCGGCACGCGTGGGCGCATACCAGACAAAGAGGCGGCCCTGATCATACTGCACGAAATCCTGGGCCTGCCGGCGTACGAGCCAAAGTCGCCTCCGCGGCATCTGCGCCCAGATGGGAGCACCCAGCCCGCGGCCGGAAATGCTGGCCAGTCTGCATCCGGCCCCGACGAAAAGCCGCCTCGCCTTTCGGACCGGATTCGCAAGAAGCTCAAGGAGAAGTAGAGTCTTAGGCTGTGGCTTCTCCGCGTGGCGCGGAGAAATCCCTACGCGGCCCCGAAGCTGTCATTCTGACTCATTTTCGACAGTTTGGGCGATGAGGATGCCGCGATTTGGCCGATAGCTGCCGTTTACGGCACTTGCGGGTCCAGATTCGCCAAAATGTAGTGCCATACGAGCGCGATTTGGGGCTTGACATCGAACGTGCTGGATGCTAGAATAAGGCCATTATGTTCGTGAGAAAGAAGCGAGGAGGCAATCGCCGACACCCACACGATTACCTCCAGATCGTAGAGTCCTATCGTGACCAAGGACTGCCCAAGCAGCGCGTCATCGCCACCCTGGGCCGGCTGGACCATCTCACCGAGGATGGACGCCTGGACGGCCTGATCGAAAGCCTGGCGCGCTTTGCGCAACACGTGCGCGTGGTCTCGGCCGCTCGGAGGCCGCAGATCCAGGCTTGCGTCACGAAGCTCTGGGGGCCACCGTTGGTGTTCGGCCGGCTCTGGCAACGCCAAGCGCTGCCCGAGGTGCTGGCCAGTCTGGCCGAGCGTCGGCGGTTCGAGTTCGACTTGGAGCGCACCGCGTTCGCACTGGCCCTGCAGAGGTTGTGTTGCCCAGGCTCGGACTTGCAGGGGTCGCGGTGGGTCGACACGGTCGAGGAGCCAGGGTTCGAGCCCATCGCGCTGCAGCATCTCTACCGCACCGTAGGATGGCTGGCCGAGGTGCGGGCGGACTTGGAGCGCCAACTCTTTGCCCGAGACCGGGACTTGTTCACGCAGGAGCTGGACCTGGTGTTTCTGGACACGACCTCGCTGTACGTGTACCGCGACACCGAGACGGAGTATCGGCGCCGGGGCTACTCGCGGGATCGACGGCCCGACTTGCCACAGTTCGTGCTGGCCGTGGCCGTGGATAGGGCGGGCTGGCCCGTGGCGTGGGAGCTGTTCCCCGGCAACACCATGGATCGGAAAGCGTTCGT
The sequence above is a segment of the bacterium genome. Coding sequences within it:
- a CDS encoding DUF1998 domain-containing protein, yielding QAVQSSQLQIDEKEEEVSWRDCVAGFGDVTVVTHIPMFKKVKFYSRDSLGFEELEMPPQQLETVALWLVPPDRAAETVRGHHRVFAEGLVGIANVLVEVAPMFVMCDVQDIGVVVDAANLGRDAIFLYDRYPGGMGYAERCAEVMGELIESVHTVVSRCRCDDGCPSCVGAAVPSFALSDLDSGTRGRIPDKEAALIILHEILGLPAYEPKSPPRHLRPDGSTQPAAGNAGQSASGPDEKPPRLSDRIRKKLKEK